A region from the Actinoplanes sp. OR16 genome encodes:
- a CDS encoding LuxR family transcriptional regulator: MHLALSTTAGDHLIGRDTELARIEQFLGADSACCGTFVITGGRGSGKSALLTAAMRLAVTARRRLLRLQAPGLVPLLLSVRTELHALPATLGEPALALLAGGSPRAEVVAAALAAIAVRTPLLIVADDLHDLAPEDVAVLARLSAGPGVAVLGASRGPIPSVLTGMPVVVLNPLGGDDAARLLTVRRPELTAAERADVLHRAGGNPAALLELGMVTEPHGGLLAEYAGVISGLPDAVRGRLLRGAALRPAHRLSSADVHEWQAAQEAGLVTVTADGVSFAHPLVAEAAYRSAPAYLRLRAHRDLVVALTDQPEQQALQRAAADPDAGEETAAALETAARIFRERGDRYAAGVAMQEATLRTPDPETAARRLIQAIKDARDLRNSAWVAELHARIWHLTADPDLLAEAAAPAAVAMLWAGRYHDAYGILLAASHAGPLTNRRHALDLTVAAAVIAWLTCDDEHRTALVPMLRAAEPVTDEVAAALVRTFIEPGSHAGREICAAASLPPAGTPLSPAARSRLAHLAMLAWLEDHCRLAVGALQLALAPDRAEDPAGGQSAPTLGMLLARVSALIDVGDWRLADVYAAPHQANGMPAVELGFASLRAQLHALRGENEQALALARQTWQHLDVRADLPAHVRLLRAAGLASIGDGDHDNGYRYLRSLFDVNGRPLHPYLSSRCVAELVVAAVRCGHHDEARVVVDRVRRLSGDRPSPRMNVLLHLSEALLTGDDGAEEDFRLAAYDPDGPQWPYEHALAHLHYGLWLRRHRSPREAKAVLAHAAYILTDLGAAGAGTAEHEIVVGAQPARRDGAAGGTALTTQERQVAELAARGMVNRAIAEQLFLSTRTVSTHLSRIYRKTGVRGRYELSAALYPET, encoded by the coding sequence ATGCACCTCGCCCTGTCCACCACCGCCGGCGACCACCTGATCGGCCGCGACACCGAACTCGCCCGGATCGAGCAGTTCCTCGGCGCCGACTCCGCCTGCTGCGGCACGTTCGTCATCACCGGCGGCCGCGGCTCCGGCAAGTCGGCGCTGCTCACCGCCGCGATGCGGCTCGCCGTCACCGCGCGGCGGCGGCTCCTGCGGCTGCAGGCGCCGGGTCTGGTTCCTCTTCTTCTGAGCGTACGAACGGAACTGCACGCTCTCCCGGCCACTCTCGGCGAACCCGCGCTCGCGCTGCTCGCCGGCGGCTCTCCCCGCGCCGAGGTGGTCGCCGCTGCCCTGGCCGCGATCGCCGTGCGGACACCGCTGCTGATCGTCGCCGACGACCTGCACGACCTCGCCCCGGAGGACGTCGCCGTGCTGGCCCGGCTGTCGGCCGGACCCGGCGTCGCCGTGCTGGGCGCGAGCCGCGGCCCGATCCCGTCCGTCCTGACCGGCATGCCGGTCGTCGTGCTGAACCCGCTCGGCGGGGACGACGCGGCCCGCCTCCTCACCGTGCGCCGGCCCGAGCTGACCGCCGCCGAGCGCGCCGACGTGCTGCACCGGGCCGGCGGCAATCCGGCGGCGCTGCTGGAACTCGGCATGGTGACCGAGCCGCACGGCGGACTGCTCGCCGAGTACGCCGGCGTCATCAGCGGCCTGCCCGATGCGGTCCGGGGCCGGCTGCTGCGCGGTGCGGCGCTGCGCCCCGCCCACCGGCTGTCCTCCGCCGACGTCCATGAGTGGCAGGCCGCTCAGGAGGCCGGGCTGGTGACGGTCACCGCGGACGGGGTGTCGTTCGCGCATCCGCTGGTGGCCGAGGCCGCGTACCGGTCCGCGCCCGCCTATCTCCGCCTGCGCGCCCACCGGGATCTCGTGGTGGCGCTCACCGACCAGCCGGAACAGCAGGCCCTGCAACGTGCCGCCGCCGACCCGGACGCCGGTGAGGAGACCGCTGCCGCCCTGGAGACGGCCGCCCGGATCTTCCGGGAACGCGGCGACCGGTACGCCGCCGGTGTGGCGATGCAGGAGGCCACCCTGCGGACGCCGGATCCGGAGACCGCCGCCCGCCGGCTCATCCAGGCCATCAAGGACGCCCGCGACCTGCGCAACTCCGCCTGGGTCGCGGAACTGCACGCCCGGATCTGGCATCTCACCGCCGATCCGGACCTGCTGGCCGAGGCCGCCGCGCCCGCCGCCGTCGCGATGCTCTGGGCGGGGCGGTACCACGACGCGTACGGGATCCTGCTCGCCGCTTCCCACGCCGGCCCGCTCACCAACCGCCGCCACGCCCTCGACCTGACCGTCGCGGCCGCCGTCATCGCGTGGCTGACCTGCGACGACGAACACCGGACCGCGCTCGTCCCGATGCTGCGCGCGGCCGAGCCGGTGACCGACGAGGTGGCCGCCGCGCTGGTCCGCACGTTCATCGAACCGGGGTCGCACGCCGGCCGGGAGATCTGCGCGGCGGCGAGCCTGCCCCCGGCCGGAACACCGCTGAGCCCCGCGGCCCGGTCCCGGCTCGCGCACCTGGCGATGCTGGCCTGGCTGGAGGACCACTGCCGGCTCGCCGTCGGCGCGCTGCAGCTCGCCCTCGCTCCGGACCGCGCCGAAGACCCGGCCGGCGGGCAGTCGGCGCCGACCCTCGGCATGCTGCTCGCCCGGGTCAGCGCGCTCATCGACGTGGGGGACTGGCGGCTCGCCGACGTCTACGCGGCGCCGCACCAGGCCAACGGCATGCCCGCCGTGGAACTCGGCTTCGCGTCCCTGCGCGCCCAGCTGCACGCGCTGCGCGGGGAGAACGAGCAGGCCCTGGCGCTGGCCCGGCAGACCTGGCAGCACCTCGACGTCCGCGCCGACCTGCCCGCCCACGTGCGCCTGCTGCGGGCCGCCGGGCTGGCCTCGATCGGCGACGGCGACCACGACAACGGCTACCGGTACCTGCGGTCGCTGTTCGACGTGAACGGCCGGCCGCTGCACCCGTACCTGTCGTCCCGCTGCGTCGCCGAACTCGTCGTCGCCGCCGTCCGCTGCGGCCACCACGACGAGGCCCGCGTCGTCGTCGACCGGGTACGCCGGCTCTCCGGTGACCGGCCCAGCCCGCGGATGAACGTCCTGCTGCACCTCAGCGAGGCGCTGCTGACCGGTGATGACGGCGCGGAGGAGGACTTCCGGCTGGCCGCCTACGACCCGGACGGGCCGCAGTGGCCGTACGAGCACGCGCTCGCCCACCTCCACTACGGCCTCTGGCTGCGCCGTCACCGCAGCCCGCGCGAGGCGAAGGCGGTGCTCGCGCACGCCGCGTACATCCTCACCGACCTGGGCGCGGCCGGCGCCGGCACCGCCGAACACGAGATCGTGGTCGGCGCCCAGCCGGCCCGCCGCGACGGCGCCGCCGGCGGGACCGCCCTGACCACCCAGGAACGCCAGGTCGCCGAACTGGCCGCCCGCGGCATGGTCAACCGCGCGATCGCCGAGCAGCTGTTCCTCTCCACCCGGACGGTCAGCACCCACCTCTCCCGGATCTACCGCAAGACCGGAGTACGAGGCCGCTACGAGCTGAGCGCCGCCCTCTACCCGGAGACGTGA
- a CDS encoding gamma carbonic anhydrase family protein, with protein sequence MIEIGGHTPQSDPAAWIAPGAVVAGRVTLGPDTGVWYHAVLRADMDAITVGAGTNLQDGVVVHADPGFPATIGAGVSVGHRAVLHGCTVEDDVLIGMGAIVMNGARIGTGSIVAAGALVPEGTRVPPGSLVLGMPAKVRRPVTDPERESIAVNAQAYVELLRLHRLGRPAALPGS encoded by the coding sequence GTGATCGAGATCGGCGGCCACACCCCTCAGTCCGACCCCGCGGCGTGGATCGCGCCCGGCGCGGTGGTCGCCGGCCGGGTCACGCTCGGACCGGACACCGGTGTCTGGTACCACGCGGTGCTGCGCGCGGACATGGACGCCATCACCGTCGGCGCGGGCACGAACCTGCAGGACGGCGTGGTCGTGCACGCCGACCCGGGCTTCCCGGCGACCATCGGCGCGGGCGTCAGCGTCGGTCACCGGGCGGTGCTGCACGGCTGCACCGTCGAGGACGACGTGCTGATCGGCATGGGCGCCATCGTCATGAACGGCGCCCGCATCGGCACGGGTTCGATCGTCGCGGCCGGCGCGCTCGTCCCCGAGGGCACCCGGGTCCCGCCCGGTTCGCTGGTTCTCGGCATGCCGGCGAAGGTCCGCCGCCCGGTCACCGACCCGGAACGCGAGTCGATCGCGGTGAACGCGCAGGCCTACGTCGAGCTGCTCAGACTGCATCGCCTAGGGCGTCCCGCAGCGCTGCCCGGCTCGTGA
- a CDS encoding response regulator transcription factor encodes MDGSSPVGRERERVAEPAAQGLSNRAIADRLLISARTVTTHLTRAYRKMGIEGRHQLNSG; translated from the coding sequence GTGGATGGCTCCTCTCCGGTCGGCCGGGAACGCGAGCGGGTCGCCGAACCGGCCGCCCAGGGCCTGAGCAACCGGGCCATCGCCGACCGGCTGCTGATCTCCGCGCGCACCGTGACCACCCACCTGACCAGGGCCTACCGCAAGATGGGCATCGAAGGACGCCACCAGCTCAACAGCGGATAA
- a CDS encoding LuxR family transcriptional regulator, whose product MTDRSLIGRERELADVIAVVDAAAQRPASMLIHGDAGIGKSALLAAASSAARRRGHRTVSLRAGVLRPFALAGDLMEVPAGARCGPALVGALLRTLDEMSRDQPVTITADDVHLADAESLRLLAHVATHGSTERFALLLTARGHRLRAGTATGVPRYPLNPLTEDAAARLLDALSRPDRGRPDTAGGLHVPARLRLDVLRRARGNPLALRLFADDAGVLPDEFPDLVRSLPAETRWLLLHAALADDGEQIGTLTAAAGGSRDLRGWAPAERAGLVVVREGLVHFRDPLVRAACVTGRGPHDVVRAHRGLAAATRKTRHLAASRPGPDASVAATLEEAAGEAIDRTDYLAAADALQAAAERSGTPADAARRYARAVYAAYRSGHPGWAIELHERVMTAALDPDAAGVAAGGAAFALIQMAQPWQAFEVAVRALDREPRDGRVVLSLVYAAATAALFSGAPAHRARLPELLERIGRDGGDRPDQPMMPPLDDVVTRAAIQVVADPAGYAGGCPEPAGTGPSGLFRLIAAGSIAFLLDESPRAATELRAVWESSTSFDGPGTTFTPFPFLAIAMIDAGRWSEAAVLLNQAERAAGVRRIPLLKAVIPALRETLRALRHDGRRVPAARHDTMPPAPGGGSLLDGLHQRAAGLIALAGGDHDTAYRYFRRMFDEDGEPRHYLLGPRSLPQLALAAVKSGRESEAAAVLRRCRIAAGPAPGSRMTMLLAHAAGLLGDSEEDFLAAVSEPERELSWPLEYAEAQLNYGLWLRSRRRFRAARPQLLAARDTFLRLGALAHADQAGRGLPAGLRPSDEPAAPAGAFTALTAQKQAIARMAAAGLSNREIAGRLHLSPRTIGSHLYRIYAEIGVGNRHQLRALIDHEG is encoded by the coding sequence ATGACCGACAGATCATTGATCGGCCGCGAGCGGGAACTCGCCGACGTCATCGCGGTCGTCGACGCCGCCGCGCAGCGCCCCGCATCCATGCTGATCCACGGTGACGCCGGCATCGGCAAGTCCGCCCTGCTGGCCGCGGCGTCGTCGGCGGCCCGCCGCCGAGGACACCGGACCGTGTCGCTGCGTGCCGGTGTGCTGCGCCCGTTCGCGCTCGCCGGCGACCTGATGGAGGTGCCGGCCGGCGCGCGCTGCGGCCCGGCGCTGGTCGGTGCCCTGCTGCGGACCCTGGACGAGATGTCCCGCGACCAGCCGGTGACGATCACCGCCGACGACGTGCACCTCGCCGACGCCGAGTCGCTGCGCCTGCTGGCCCACGTCGCCACGCACGGCTCCACCGAGCGATTCGCCCTACTGCTGACCGCGCGCGGTCACCGCCTGCGGGCCGGCACCGCGACCGGCGTGCCCCGCTACCCGCTGAATCCGCTCACCGAGGACGCCGCCGCCCGCCTCCTCGACGCCCTGTCCCGGCCGGACCGCGGCCGGCCGGACACCGCCGGCGGGCTGCACGTGCCGGCCCGGCTGCGGCTCGACGTGCTGCGCCGGGCCCGGGGCAATCCGCTCGCGCTGCGGCTGTTCGCCGACGACGCCGGGGTGCTGCCGGACGAGTTCCCCGACCTCGTGCGCAGTCTGCCGGCCGAGACCCGGTGGCTTCTGCTGCACGCGGCGCTCGCCGACGACGGCGAGCAGATCGGGACGCTGACGGCCGCGGCGGGCGGCTCCCGGGACCTGCGGGGCTGGGCGCCGGCCGAGAGAGCGGGGCTGGTGGTCGTACGGGAAGGGCTCGTGCACTTCCGGGACCCGCTCGTCCGGGCGGCGTGCGTGACCGGCCGGGGCCCGCACGACGTGGTCCGCGCGCACCGTGGCCTCGCCGCCGCGACCCGGAAGACCCGGCACCTGGCCGCGTCCCGCCCCGGACCGGACGCGAGCGTCGCGGCCACCCTGGAGGAGGCGGCCGGCGAGGCGATCGACCGTACCGACTACCTGGCCGCCGCCGACGCGCTGCAGGCCGCGGCCGAGCGCAGCGGCACCCCGGCCGACGCGGCTCGCCGCTATGCGCGGGCCGTCTACGCCGCCTACCGCAGCGGCCACCCGGGCTGGGCCATCGAACTGCACGAGCGGGTGATGACGGCGGCCCTGGATCCGGACGCCGCCGGGGTGGCGGCGGGCGGCGCGGCGTTCGCGCTGATCCAGATGGCGCAGCCGTGGCAGGCGTTCGAGGTCGCCGTCCGGGCGCTGGACCGCGAGCCACGGGACGGGCGGGTCGTGCTGTCCCTCGTCTACGCCGCCGCCACGGCCGCGCTGTTCTCCGGCGCGCCCGCCCACCGGGCCCGGCTGCCCGAGCTGCTGGAGCGGATCGGGCGCGACGGCGGCGACCGGCCGGATCAGCCGATGATGCCGCCGCTCGACGACGTCGTCACCCGCGCGGCCATCCAGGTCGTCGCCGACCCGGCCGGATACGCCGGCGGCTGCCCGGAGCCGGCCGGCACCGGACCGTCCGGGCTGTTCCGGCTGATCGCCGCGGGGTCGATCGCGTTCCTGCTCGACGAGTCGCCCCGGGCCGCCACCGAGCTGCGCGCCGTGTGGGAGTCGAGTACCAGCTTCGACGGGCCGGGCACCACGTTCACCCCCTTCCCGTTCCTGGCGATCGCGATGATCGACGCCGGGCGCTGGTCGGAGGCCGCCGTTCTGCTGAACCAGGCCGAGCGGGCGGCCGGCGTACGGAGGATCCCGCTCTTGAAGGCCGTGATCCCCGCCCTGCGTGAGACGCTGCGCGCGCTGCGCCACGACGGGCGCCGCGTCCCGGCCGCGCGGCACGACACCATGCCGCCGGCGCCGGGTGGTGGCAGCCTCCTCGACGGCCTCCACCAGCGCGCGGCCGGGCTGATCGCGCTGGCCGGCGGCGACCACGACACCGCCTACCGGTACTTCCGGCGGATGTTCGACGAGGACGGCGAGCCCCGGCACTACCTCCTGGGACCGCGGTCGCTGCCGCAGCTCGCACTCGCCGCCGTGAAGAGCGGCCGGGAGTCGGAGGCCGCCGCGGTCCTGCGCCGCTGCCGGATCGCCGCGGGTCCGGCGCCGGGATCGCGGATGACCATGCTGCTCGCGCACGCCGCAGGGCTGCTCGGTGACTCCGAGGAGGACTTCCTGGCCGCCGTCTCCGAGCCCGAGCGGGAACTGAGCTGGCCGCTCGAATACGCCGAGGCGCAGCTGAACTACGGTCTCTGGCTGCGGAGCCGGCGGCGCTTCCGGGCCGCCCGGCCGCAGCTGCTCGCCGCCCGCGACACGTTCCTGCGGCTCGGCGCCCTGGCCCACGCCGACCAGGCCGGGCGGGGCCTGCCCGCCGGTCTGCGGCCGTCCGACGAGCCCGCCGCGCCGGCCGGGGCGTTCACCGCGCTGACCGCGCAGAAACAGGCCATCGCCCGGATGGCCGCGGCCGGCCTCAGCAACCGTGAGATCGCCGGCCGGCTCCACCTCTCGCCGCGAACCATCGGCTCCCACCTGTACCGGATCTACGCCGAGATCGGCGTCGGCAACCGGCACCAGCTGCGCGCCCTGATCGACCACGAAGGCTGA
- a CDS encoding aldo/keto reductase: MMISTASRIGFGAMHLPTEPAAREQATAVVRRAVELGVTLIDTAFLYGGGANERLLAEILHPYPGDLVVTTKVGVARSGPDGEWRLDGRPEVLREQVEQALRRLRVDRIELLQLHRVDPEVPLADQVGTLRDLRTEGLIGRIGLSEVTTAQLAEARTITEVASVQNRYNLLDREHEPVLEGCERAGIAFLPWRPIAAGTSGTAEAVSRVAAETGATATQVALAWLLARSPVVLPIPGTASIAHLEENLAAADLHLTAAQLAALGGHVSG; this comes from the coding sequence ATGATGATATCGACGGCCTCGCGGATCGGCTTCGGCGCGATGCACCTGCCCACCGAGCCCGCGGCACGCGAGCAGGCCACCGCGGTGGTGCGGCGCGCGGTCGAGCTCGGCGTCACGCTCATCGACACCGCTTTCCTGTACGGCGGAGGCGCCAACGAGCGGCTCCTCGCCGAGATCCTGCACCCCTACCCCGGCGACCTGGTCGTCACGACCAAGGTCGGCGTGGCGCGCTCCGGCCCGGACGGCGAGTGGCGGCTCGACGGCCGCCCCGAGGTGCTGCGCGAGCAGGTCGAGCAGGCGCTGCGCCGGCTGCGCGTGGACCGGATCGAGCTGCTTCAGCTGCACCGCGTCGACCCGGAGGTCCCGCTCGCCGATCAGGTGGGCACGCTGCGCGACCTGCGTACCGAAGGCCTGATCGGCCGGATCGGACTGTCCGAGGTCACCACCGCCCAGCTGGCCGAGGCCCGCACGATCACCGAGGTGGCGAGCGTGCAGAACCGCTACAACCTGCTGGACCGCGAGCACGAGCCGGTCCTCGAGGGCTGCGAGCGCGCCGGCATCGCCTTCCTCCCGTGGCGCCCGATCGCCGCGGGAACCTCGGGAACGGCGGAAGCCGTGTCCCGGGTCGCCGCCGAGACCGGCGCCACCGCCACTCAGGTGGCGCTCGCCTGGCTGCTGGCCCGTTCCCCGGTCGTCCTGCCGATCCCGGGCACGGCGAGCATCGCCCACCTGGAGGAGAACCTCGCCGCCGCGGACCTCCACCTCACCGCCGCCCAGCTCGCCGCACTCGGCGGTCACGTCTCCGGGTAG